One part of the Ursus arctos isolate Adak ecotype North America unplaced genomic scaffold, UrsArc2.0 scaffold_16, whole genome shotgun sequence genome encodes these proteins:
- the LOC130541847 gene encoding ral guanine nucleotide dissociation stimulator-like, whose product MWPSQCDRGAPPHLGHRELRKQEILFARKQLELFKKLLPHQCLGSIWSKRNKPGSEHLAPTVRATVTQFNGVAKCVITTCLGNPSMTARDRTMVVKHWIKVAKACQTLRNYSSLHAILSALQSVSIHCLEKTWEKVSRKPLKIFQKLCSKDTTQGRNLLIKEWPSNRFATLVIALRGDRKRMQKKGVVPFLGTFLTELVMLDTAMEDYLEVGEPEDCGGGTRIRRFGSRAPQY is encoded by the exons ATGTGGCCGAGCCAATGCGATCGAGGAGCGCCACCACATCTGGGGCACCGggagctgagaaagcaagaaatattgttcgcCAGGAAGCAACTG gagctgttcaagaagctgctgccccatcagtgcctgggctccatctggtccaagcgcaataagcctggcagtgagcacctggcgcccacagtccgggccactgtcacccagttcaacggtgtggccaagtgtgtcatcaccacctgccttggcaacccaagcatgacagcccgggacaggacCATGGTGGTgaagcactggatcaaggtggccaag gcctgtcaaaccctgaggaactactcctcCCTgcatgccatcctctcggctctgcagagtgtctcaaTTCACTGCCTTGAGAAGACATGGGAGAAAGTTTCCAG gaagccattgaagatctttcaaaagctgtgcagcaaggacaccacacagggcaggaacctgctcatcaag GAGTGGccatccaatagatttgccaccctggtgataGCCCTCCGGGGAGACcggaagaggatgcagaagaag ggtgtcgtgcccttccttggcactttcctcactgaGCTGGTGATGTTGGATACtgccatggaggactatctggaggtgggtgagcctgaggattgtgggggagggaccagaatccggaggtttgggagcagagcgccccagtactga